Proteins encoded by one window of Candidatus Acidulodesulfobacterium acidiphilum:
- the bioA gene encoding adenosylmethionine--8-amino-7-oxononanoate transaminase has protein sequence MSNANDNLKADLNAADIEKIDREFVWHPFTQMADWEKERNLLIERGEGVYLYDIHGNRYIDGVSSLWVNVHGHNNPEINSALKEQIDKIAHSTLLGLANVPSAILAEKLVEIAPKNLKKVFYSDSGSTSVEIAIKVAFQYFRQKGPKYKDKKKIIAATSAYHGDTIGSVSVGGIGLFHSIYKPLLFDTIRITYPYCYRCPYGLQYPDCALHCAKEAEKIIKVHAEQSCALIIEPMIQGASGMITMPVGYLKKIERACKDNGVLLILDEVATGFGRTGKMFAAFHENVLPDAMCMAKGITGGYLPMAATLFTQEIYDGFLGKHEDNKTFFHGHTYTGNQLASACAVKSIELFKKNDLLNKMKPVLKRFNEFLKRFHDLKHVGDIRNIGLMAGIELVKDKETKEPFAEHERIGHKVILKAREKGVIIRPLGDVIVLMPPLVIDEKTLETLCSVVYESIETVTSNK, from the coding sequence ATGAGCAATGCTAACGATAATTTAAAGGCGGACTTAAACGCCGCAGATATTGAAAAAATAGACAGAGAATTTGTCTGGCATCCTTTTACGCAAATGGCGGATTGGGAAAAAGAACGCAACCTTTTAATCGAAAGAGGCGAGGGCGTTTACCTTTACGATATTCACGGAAACAGGTATATTGACGGAGTATCGTCCTTATGGGTAAACGTTCACGGACACAATAATCCGGAAATTAATTCTGCGCTTAAAGAGCAGATAGATAAAATAGCGCACAGCACGCTTTTAGGGCTTGCAAACGTGCCGTCGGCGATTCTTGCCGAAAAACTTGTAGAAATAGCGCCTAAAAATCTTAAAAAAGTTTTTTATTCCGACTCCGGTTCGACCTCCGTTGAAATTGCCATTAAAGTAGCTTTTCAGTACTTCAGGCAAAAAGGGCCTAAATATAAAGACAAGAAAAAAATAATAGCCGCCACCTCGGCTTATCACGGAGATACCATAGGAAGCGTTTCGGTAGGAGGAATAGGGCTTTTTCATTCCATATATAAACCCCTGTTGTTTGATACGATAAGAATAACTTATCCCTACTGCTACAGATGCCCTTACGGTTTACAATATCCGGACTGCGCTTTGCACTGCGCAAAAGAAGCCGAAAAGATAATCAAAGTGCATGCGGAACAGTCCTGCGCTTTAATTATAGAGCCTATGATACAGGGTGCATCGGGGATGATAACTATGCCTGTAGGATATTTGAAAAAAATAGAAAGGGCATGTAAAGATAACGGAGTTTTGCTGATATTGGACGAAGTCGCTACAGGTTTCGGCAGGACGGGAAAAATGTTCGCCGCATTCCATGAAAATGTTTTGCCGGACGCAATGTGTATGGCAAAAGGGATTACCGGCGGCTATCTTCCTATGGCGGCTACTTTGTTTACGCAGGAAATTTACGACGGGTTTCTCGGAAAACACGAAGACAATAAAACATTCTTTCACGGACATACTTACACAGGGAATCAGCTTGCTTCAGCCTGTGCAGTAAAATCTATCGAACTTTTCAAAAAAAACGACCTTTTAAATAAAATGAAACCGGTTCTTAAACGTTTTAACGAGTTTTTGAAACGGTTTCATGACCTTAAACACGTCGGAGACATAAGAAATATAGGACTTATGGCGGGAATCGAATTAGTTAAAGATAAAGAGACCAAAGAGCCGTTTGCCGAACATGAAAGAATAGGGCATAAAGTTATTTTAAAAGCAAGAGAGAAGGGCGTCATCATAAGACCTTTAGGCGACGTAATAGTCTTAATGCCCCCGTTAGTTATAGACGAAAAAACCCTTGAAACCCTTTGCTCAGTCGTTTACGAATCTATCGAAACGGTAACTTCAAATAAATAA